GTGAGGGATTTTGCTCTAAGCATAAAGGTGCTGAACAGATTCAACCACTTCCTGAGAATTTAGCAAATTCTGTTGGGCCGGCGCTTGATGCACTCTATATTTGTTGGAAACGTAAGCTATTCTCTGCAGAAGGTAGCTTTCAGGAAAATATGAGAGCAAGTAATCGTGGTGCTCAGCAAAGGAAGGCTGCGAATGAGCTAACATACGTAATTGTTGAGACGCTTTTAGAATTTTGTGAATGTAGTGAGAGTTTGCTCAGTTTTGTGTCGAGGAGGGTGATTTCTTTAGATGGTTTATTGGGTATTCTGGTCAGAGCAGAGAGGTTCCTTGGTGATGATGTTGTGAAGAAACTCCATGAATTGCTTCTGAAATTTCTGGCAGAGCCTATcttcaaaaatgatttttctaaagttttttTAAGCTATTACCCTACTGTTATAAATGACGCCATAAAAGAGGGCAGTGACAGCATTCTCAATGATAAGTACTCACTAATCTCAACTTTCTCCGTCCAAATCTTCACAGTGGCAACACTAACTCCTCGTCTTGTGAAGGAGATGAACCTATTGGGCATGCTACTTGAATGCTTGGGAgacatttttatttcttgtgcTCGTGAAGATGCCCATTTGCAGGTAATTGCAGCTATTCTTGTTTCCTCCTATGAACTGGGCCAAAATTGCTTGAGGACATAGCACCATTACTACcttcataatttattctaatttgttaattaattgttCACACGCTCAGATGAGCTTCATGAATGGCTTCTTGGATAGGCATGTAATTCCTTTGTGCCAAGTGCCAACTGTGAAAAGTGAAGGCATACATGAGTAGTTCAGTCTTATGGGCATATTACCATGGTGCTCCTCATGCTTTTAATTGGTGCGCCTTCTATTCTTGAAGCAAAATGCTACAAAAGTTTGAGATTGTCTGTTGGCTGTTGGGGGGAAGAAAAGAAGCTAGCACAGAGAAAAGACAAAGACAATCTCTATGTTTGTGATGTATGAACCTTTGTAGAAActttatgataatttttagGTTGTGATTGCAACTAAAGATGTCTGCATAGCCTTGATTTTTGGCTTAGGTTTTGGTCTtggtcaaaaaaaaaaaaaaaattgttggcTTGATAGTAAATAGGTATGTAGGTTAATAGTTGATGCTAAAGGGTCCTATATGAGTGAAATAGGTCTATTGGTCAACAGTAAAATATTACTATTCCTAGGAATTCTACAAAaagttactattatttttaaccaTAGTTGATGCTATAAGGTCATGTACAAGTAAAAATTGGTATGTTGGTCAATTGTTGAGTTTCTTTTATCCTGAAAATGATAATAAACTTGAGCGACATGTTTCATATAAATGTAGGTGAATCAGCATAATTTAGAATGCTATACAATTTtggcataaaaagaaaaatagagccTAGTAGTGATGAGGTTTGCTCACAATCTATGTCATGTTGTTTATGAAAACAATAACTCATGATAATGTTTACTGAAGAAATTATATCTTAATATTAATGCGATAAAATTCTTTTGGTCTAAGTTGTTATGTTCTATTCTTTTTCAGGCTGCTAAGTGGGGAAGTTTGTATGACACCACTAACCATGTAATTGGAGATATTCGGTTTGTTATGAGCCATGATGTAGTCTCCAAATATGCAACTCATGAGCAGCAGGACATCTCAAGAACTTGGCTAAAGCTTTTGGCTTTTGTGCAAGGGATGAACTCTATACAGAGGGAAACTGGCATCcatattgaagaagaaaatgagtcTACGCATTTGCCTTTTTATTTAGGCCATTCTATTGCTAATATTCACTCCCTTCTGGTAGATGGGGCATTTTCTGTTATCACAAGTGAAGGGGAAAATATCCTTCCTTATATTTACAAGCAGGACATGCATGATGGAGATGGTATGAGGCATGCAAAACTAGGAAAGTTATCCCAAGAAAGTTCTGTTTGTAGTGTAACAGGGAGGAGTGTGTCAGAGGCTACTGAAGTTGGATCCAATTCCATATTCCATCTTCTAATTCCTTCCTCTGTCATCTGGTTAATACAGGAGTGCTTAAGGGCTATGGAGACATGGTTGGAAGTTGATGATGGTACCTCTGCAGCACTTAAGAGTATGTCTTCTTCAAATAGTAGTGGCATTTGTGGTAGCAATCTGTTTGCAATAAAGAAGACATTATACAAAATCAGGAAAGGTAAACATTTTGGAAGACTAACTAGTTCAAGTGAAAATCATTGCCCACCATATTCTTCACCTGTATGTAGTGGACATCAAACCAGTGATGGCACAGAGATAGCTAAAAATTCAGATGGTGCATGTGGTTATATGGGTTTGGATGTCAGTGCCATAGAGACAGACAGTGGCGTAGGACTACCCACTCTTCATGTTTTGAGTTTACGCGAGTGGCCTGATATTATTTATGATGTTAGTTCACAAAAGATATCTTTTCACATCCCATTACATCGATTACTTTCCTTACTTTTTCAAAAGGCACTACGAATGTGCTATGGTGAACGTGTAATGCCAAATATAACTAATTCTTGTTCGACTAGTTCATTATCAGCAATTTATGCAGATTTCTTTGATCACATCCTTGTTGGCTGCCACCCTTTTGGTTTCTCTGCTTCTGTTATGGAGCATCCCTTAAGGATTAGGGTATTTTGTGCTCAAGTTATTGCTGGGATGTGGCGGAAGAATGGGGATGCAGCCTTAGTATCTTGTGAATGGTATCGCTCAGTTCACTGGTAGGTGATTGTGCTTTATATGTTGGATATAACTAGCTGGACAAGGTTCCCCtctattttcaaagttttagtTGCCAAGTTCTTTATGGTATTCTTTACTTGCAGGTCTGAACAAGGTTTGGAGCTTGATTTATTTTTGCTGCAGTGCTGTGCTGCACTAGCTCCTCCGGATCTCTATGTTAAGAGAATTCTAGAGCGCTTTGGGCTATTAGATTACCTTTCTCTAAGTCTTGAAAGATCAAACGAGTATGCATTTATCCCCATAACTCCTAGTTTACATCACTGAAGTGCTTTAATGCCATTTAGTTCCTTGAAGAAATGCTTAAGTTACTAGATATTTATGTGGTTGAATGTGGATAACATGGTTTACTAGTAAGGACAATGGAAATACCTTTTTCTAGTCTTGCTTTGTCCATTTGAATGAACGTCTTCAAGGAATGGATACACCGATTTTGTAGGAATTTAAGATTGACTAGGTTGCAGTGTTGCGTCTTGGTTTTTGAGCCTACATTTTAGTTCCTCAGAATTTtctataaagtaaaaataaatatacaagaaGCAAGATTATGTTTCTAATACACTACTGGAATGGAAGCATGATGAACCCTTATTAATGTGAAATCACTCTTTCTgccatttacaatttaaaaaaaaaaaattatttccttCTATCCCCTAATGTTGCTTTTTCTTTGGACAGCAGAAATGGCACATGGACCAACAGTTTATGCACACTTTAGACCTCATCTTTGATATAATTTCACTGTTACTCTGCTAAATGATGCTGCTTTCAGGTACGAGCCAGTTCTTGTTCAGGAAATGCTCACTCTAATTATGCAAATTTTACAAGAAAGGCGATTCTGTGGACGCAATACAGCTGACAGTCTGAAAAGAGAGTTGATTTATAAGTTAGCTATTGGAGATGCAACTCGCAGTCAACTTGTGAATTCTCTACCCCGAGATCTTTCTAAGTGTGATCAGCTTCAAGAAATCTTAGAAAGGGTTGCTGTATACTCTAATCCATCAGGATTTAATCAGGTTGGAGCTTGTGGTCTGAAACATCTTTTCAATGTCTATgggttgaaaaataataatttttttatattgatgtATGTCAGGGAATGTATTCATTGCATTGGGCCTTCTGGAAGGATTTGGATTTGTACCACCCTCGTTGGAACTCGAGGGATTTACAACTTGCAGAAGAAAGATACTTGCGTTTCTGTGGTGTTTCTGCAATGACTACTCAGCTGCCTCGGTGGACTAAAATATATCCTCCTCTTGAGGGTGTCGCTAGAATTGCTACTTGCAGAGTTACTCTTCAGATTATTCGTGCAGTGTTATTTTATTCTGTTTTCACTGATAAATTCACTGAATCACGTGCTCCTGATGGTATCCTGATGACAGCATTGCACTTACTTTCACTAGCTTTAGACATTTACTTGCAGCTGAATGGATCTAGTGGCATGGAATGTCATATTGGAGATTCAAATTCTATGCTAGCTTTTGCTAGTGAAGAAATTAGTGAATCATTAAACTATGTAGCTGGGAAACAAAGTTTGTTATCGCTTCTTGTTGCATTATTGAGAATGCATCGGCAAGAGAATAAAAAAAGCTACTTAGAATCCAGCAACTGCAGTTTTTCTCCTCTGATTGAAAGTTTATTGAGGAAGTTTGCTGAAGTTGATTCCCAGTGCATGACCAAACTGCAAGAACTTGTGCCCGAAATGATCAGCCATCTATCAAAATCTACCCCGAATAGTGATCGGACTACACCAAGTTCAGCCTCTGATGGTGAACTGCACAAGGCGAAGGCTCGTGAAAAACAAGCTGCAATATTGGTGAGATTTTGCCTTagaattatatttgaatttatgttGAGAATAAAAGTGAAAGAATTTAGCGCTTTGAAAGAGAAATGCTGTTAAATTGTATGGAGTAGGACAAAAATTGAAGTACATTTGAAGTGTCagtgagaaattttaaaatgaaagtaTTAGTAAGGTGCAGGTAAAACATCTAGACAATCTCAACTTCTAGCAATTTGCTCCTCTGCTAACATTGATTACAAAGGCTTATGCATGGACACTGTAAATTTTCATATGTGCGGTCCTCTAAGTCAGAGGTCAATATCTCTCTTCTGATTCTGGGATTCTCATGTAAGTGGTCTTGTGTCTCCTCATTACAGGAGTTTTCCTCTTGTTGGTTTATGAAAGGTGTCATTTATTTACTGGtctagtaaaaaaaaaaaaacttgtattgAATGTCAATCTGAGAGTTTCCTGCATTTAAGTGCTAGGTGTGGAACCTGGCTATTGATTAACCAACTGAATGGCACCCTTTAACTGTGTCAATTCTGCACTCTTCTATTTGGTAATCATGGATCCCATCAAAATTGCTGAAGTTGAACTGATGGAACATGATCTCGGTATGTTAGTTCATTAGTGGGTTTGAATCATTTCTGTATTCTGTAATCTTTCCTGTAGGCTAAAATGAAAGCAGAGCAATCTAAATTTCTGTCAAGCATCACTTCTGCTGCTAATGATGATTCAAAATCTGACTCTGAAATGTCCAATTCTGATGCTGAACATGAAACAGAAGGTGACGTGCAACAGAGTTGCTCTCTTTGTCATGATACTACTTCCAAAAGTCCTCTCTCTTTCTTGATTCTTCTCCAAGTAAGTGATTGCTCTTCAGTTTTACCTGTTCTGATGGAATCTTTTTCCTGCTACAtgaattaacatttaattatttttgaaaaaagaaatctaGGATTTTGAGTTTTGTTGATAGAGGTCCCCCATCATGGGATCGATGGTCAGACAAGGAGCAAGGTTCTATTCCAACAAATAGGGTGACCTACCAATCTGGATCAAATGCCTCTTCCAGCAGTTCTGGATTGGCTTCTCAGTCGTTGCAGCTGACTGAGAATCCAGTTGTTGAGTTCACCAATAATGAGCAAGGGCAAAGCAGTGAAGTAAATGTCATTCTTGAGTTTGTCAAGTCTCGGTTTCCTTCAGTGAGGAGCAATGAAGCACCTTCTGCACCTAGCAATGATAGGCACAATACTGCATATGATTTGGAGACACTGGAAGAAGATATGTACATATGTATTCATAAGGAAATGAATGATAATTCATTAATTTCAAGCTTTCAAAAGGATGAAATATCCTCTGGTGCTGAAAGTTCTTCAGAAAATGGCAGGGGTGCGGAATCTGACATACTTGGGAAATATATTGTTGCCCTTTCACGTGAGGCTAGTGAAAACTCTTTGGCTTCTCAAAAGATTAATAGTAACAGAGGTTTGACAGAGTCCACTTTGCAGCCTCTTTTTTATGACGGATTTGGCCCGTTAGATTGTGATGGAATTTATCTCTCTTCCTGTGGGCATGCTGTACATCAGGGTTGTCTTGATCGTTATTTATCATCAGTAAAAGAGAGGTAAGTCTTCTTAAGAAGGACCGGTTTTAGTTCTTATTGGATATGTTTGcctatttttaacataattctgAACTTCAGtaagagattaaatttaaaaagcaCATGCAACTATATAAGATTTATCTTTCTTGCAGCAAATATGTGGTCTGAATTCATACTTCGATTCTGTTTCTTTTGGACTTCATATTGTCCTTTTGTGAGGGTTAACTCAAAATGTCTTCACAAACCTATGGTTAGCACAAATGAATCACGAAATTGGAGCTTTCCATGCCTAAAATagttttgagttgaaatttGATGCAAAAGAGTGACAATTGGGAAAGTTTATGTATTTTTTCATCGTAATTTGTAAATTCAGTTGCATTTCAGATATATCTTAGATGAAAGAATatatgttagaaattaaagGAAACAAAAGTATTCTATGATCTTTGTCAAAGTAACAAGTTTTTGTGTAAATATCATGTTTCAAGTGGCAGATAAGGTATTTATGAGCCTTTGAATCCTCAAACATCTACTACCTACCTTTGTAGCCTTGGTTAATTTCAACCGCAGAATGCCTTTCTATGACTGAGTTCTGATAGTTGAACCTCGAAAACACCTTGAGGAATCTTGTTCAGGATTTGGATGGTTTTTGAATTTTGCTTGTAGTTCCATTTAACATGGAATCCAAACATGCTGAAATGCCTTTTAACTTGGCAACTATGAATGGGCATAATGTGTTTGTCCATGCATGCGTCCACATAGCATTTCTTTTGCATGAAATTGCTTAATATATCTTCTGTTCTGTATCACAGATATGTTCAGAGAAGTCTCTTTGAGGGGGCACATAATGTGGATCCTGATCAGGTACAAGCTCccaaaaattgttattttgaaaaacaattaTCTTACCTTTGATGTCAATCCTATACTTGTTTGCTTTTTCAGGGAGAATTTTTGTGTCCTGTG
The window above is part of the Gossypium raimondii isolate GPD5lz chromosome 9, ASM2569854v1, whole genome shotgun sequence genome. Proteins encoded here:
- the LOC105797722 gene encoding E3 ubiquitin-protein ligase PRT6 isoform X1, whose protein sequence is MESTTDPEPLKPSDRVVGRLAALGIPAEYLDRRYEGIVEFVITNGSSLPEVVSAIFPTDEEVAQCTKSAKFKSERMSITMEDHFRESMVWLQWLMFLGEPANALNNLAESSIGQRGVCGMVWGLNDIAYTCRTCEHDPTCAICVSCFQNGNHKDHDYSIIYSGGGCCDCGDETAWKREGFCSKHKGAEQIQPLPENLANSVGPALDALYICWKRKLFSAEGSFQENMRASNRGAQQRKAANELTYVIVETLLEFCECSESLLSFVSRRVISLDGLLGILVRAERFLGDDVVKKLHELLLKFLAEPIFKNDFSKVFLSYYPTVINDAIKEGSDSILNDKYSLISTFSVQIFTVATLTPRLVKEMNLLGMLLECLGDIFISCAREDAHLQAAKWGSLYDTTNHVIGDIRFVMSHDVVSKYATHEQQDISRTWLKLLAFVQGMNSIQRETGIHIEEENESTHLPFYLGHSIANIHSLLVDGAFSVITSEGENILPYIYKQDMHDGDGMRHAKLGKLSQESSVCSVTGRSVSEATEVGSNSIFHLLIPSSVIWLIQECLRAMETWLEVDDGTSAALKSMSSSNSSGICGSNLFAIKKTLYKIRKGKHFGRLTSSSENHCPPYSSPVCSGHQTSDGTEIAKNSDGACGYMGLDVSAIETDSGVGLPTLHVLSLREWPDIIYDVSSQKISFHIPLHRLLSLLFQKALRMCYGERVMPNITNSCSTSSLSAIYADFFDHILVGCHPFGFSASVMEHPLRIRVFCAQVIAGMWRKNGDAALVSCEWYRSVHWSEQGLELDLFLLQCCAALAPPDLYVKRILERFGLLDYLSLSLERSNEYEPVLVQEMLTLIMQILQERRFCGRNTADSLKRELIYKLAIGDATRSQLVNSLPRDLSKCDQLQEILERVAVYSNPSGFNQGMYSLHWAFWKDLDLYHPRWNSRDLQLAEERYLRFCGVSAMTTQLPRWTKIYPPLEGVARIATCRVTLQIIRAVLFYSVFTDKFTESRAPDGILMTALHLLSLALDIYLQLNGSSGMECHIGDSNSMLAFASEEISESLNYVAGKQSLLSLLVALLRMHRQENKKSYLESSNCSFSPLIESLLRKFAEVDSQCMTKLQELVPEMISHLSKSTPNSDRTTPSSASDGELHKAKAREKQAAILAKMKAEQSKFLSSITSAANDDSKSDSEMSNSDAEHETEGDVQQSCSLCHDTTSKSPLSFLILLQKSRILSFVDRGPPSWDRWSDKEQGSIPTNRVTYQSGSNASSSSSGLASQSLQLTENPVVEFTNNEQGQSSEVNVILEFVKSRFPSVRSNEAPSAPSNDRHNTAYDLETLEEDMYICIHKEMNDNSLISSFQKDEISSGAESSSENGRGAESDILGKYIVALSREASENSLASQKINSNRGLTESTLQPLFYDGFGPLDCDGIYLSSCGHAVHQGCLDRYLSSVKERYVQRSLFEGAHNVDPDQGEFLCPVCRRLANSILPAVNGTFQKAGKLPRTATVDQVHALGSPSASNKATCSLLLQQGLSLLKTAAKVVRRSDFFEAFSLHRKERTIRNLEPVSRVLSKMYFSKKHDRFLGSPRLSHPIILWDTLKYSLMSTEIAARSGKNSMAANYTLASLYKEFNSSSEFIFSLLLRVVQNLSSTNSLCALQRLRGLQLLAESICSGVSFDYRSTKHKQEDDLLRILKHDDKEALYPDIQFWNQASDPILARDPFSSLMWVLFCLPCPFMSCEESLLSLMHLFYVVSVVQAVISCCRKQDYDISELGSHHCLITDVYGALGGFDCARWYFISNDIYHSCHIKEMIRRLSFPYLRRCALLWKLLKSSATSPFCDRDTIWESFHVTTDMMDTTESNSVELNEVQELETMFKIPPIDVILEDELSRSFALKWVHHFQKAYEACSFQNVFYCNPAVPFKLMTLPHAYQDLLQRYVKQCCPDCKTVLDEPALCLLCGRLCSPSRKTCCSESGCTAHVMTCGAGTGVFLLIRRTTILLQRCAQQAPWPSPYLDVFGEEDIEMHRGKPLYLNEERYAALSYMVASHGLDRSSKVIGQTTIGAFFMV
- the LOC105797722 gene encoding E3 ubiquitin-protein ligase PRT6 isoform X2; the encoded protein is MVLLMLLIGAPSILEAKCYKSLRLSVGCWGEEKKLAQRKDKDNLYVCDAAKWGSLYDTTNHVIGDIRFVMSHDVVSKYATHEQQDISRTWLKLLAFVQGMNSIQRETGIHIEEENESTHLPFYLGHSIANIHSLLVDGAFSVITSEGENILPYIYKQDMHDGDGMRHAKLGKLSQESSVCSVTGRSVSEATEVGSNSIFHLLIPSSVIWLIQECLRAMETWLEVDDGTSAALKSMSSSNSSGICGSNLFAIKKTLYKIRKGKHFGRLTSSSENHCPPYSSPVCSGHQTSDGTEIAKNSDGACGYMGLDVSAIETDSGVGLPTLHVLSLREWPDIIYDVSSQKISFHIPLHRLLSLLFQKALRMCYGERVMPNITNSCSTSSLSAIYADFFDHILVGCHPFGFSASVMEHPLRIRVFCAQVIAGMWRKNGDAALVSCEWYRSVHWSEQGLELDLFLLQCCAALAPPDLYVKRILERFGLLDYLSLSLERSNEYEPVLVQEMLTLIMQILQERRFCGRNTADSLKRELIYKLAIGDATRSQLVNSLPRDLSKCDQLQEILERVAVYSNPSGFNQGMYSLHWAFWKDLDLYHPRWNSRDLQLAEERYLRFCGVSAMTTQLPRWTKIYPPLEGVARIATCRVTLQIIRAVLFYSVFTDKFTESRAPDGILMTALHLLSLALDIYLQLNGSSGMECHIGDSNSMLAFASEEISESLNYVAGKQSLLSLLVALLRMHRQENKKSYLESSNCSFSPLIESLLRKFAEVDSQCMTKLQELVPEMISHLSKSTPNSDRTTPSSASDGELHKAKAREKQAAILAKMKAEQSKFLSSITSAANDDSKSDSEMSNSDAEHETEGDVQQSCSLCHDTTSKSPLSFLILLQKSRILSFVDRGPPSWDRWSDKEQGSIPTNRVTYQSGSNASSSSSGLASQSLQLTENPVVEFTNNEQGQSSEVNVILEFVKSRFPSVRSNEAPSAPSNDRHNTAYDLETLEEDMYICIHKEMNDNSLISSFQKDEISSGAESSSENGRGAESDILGKYIVALSREASENSLASQKINSNRGLTESTLQPLFYDGFGPLDCDGIYLSSCGHAVHQGCLDRYLSSVKERYVQRSLFEGAHNVDPDQGEFLCPVCRRLANSILPAVNGTFQKAGKLPRTATVDQVHALGSPSASNKATCSLLLQQGLSLLKTAAKVVRRSDFFEAFSLHRKERTIRNLEPVSRVLSKMYFSKKHDRFLGSPRLSHPIILWDTLKYSLMSTEIAARSGKNSMAANYTLASLYKEFNSSSEFIFSLLLRVVQNLSSTNSLCALQRLRGLQLLAESICSGVSFDYRSTKHKQEDDLLRILKHDDKEALYPDIQFWNQASDPILARDPFSSLMWVLFCLPCPFMSCEESLLSLMHLFYVVSVVQAVISCCRKQDYDISELGSHHCLITDVYGALGGFDCARWYFISNDIYHSCHIKEMIRRLSFPYLRRCALLWKLLKSSATSPFCDRDTIWESFHVTTDMMDTTESNSVELNEVQELETMFKIPPIDVILEDELSRSFALKWVHHFQKAYEACSFQNVFYCNPAVPFKLMTLPHAYQDLLQRYVKQCCPDCKTVLDEPALCLLCGRLCSPSRKTCCSESGCTAHVMTCGAGTGVFLLIRRTTILLQRCAQQAPWPSPYLDVFGEEDIEMHRGKPLYLNEERYAALSYMVASHGLDRSSKVIGQTTIGAFFMV